In the Topomyia yanbarensis strain Yona2022 chromosome 3, ASM3024719v1, whole genome shotgun sequence genome, one interval contains:
- the LOC131691413 gene encoding uncharacterized protein LOC131691413, producing the protein MQRDLLIGESVRRQLSEYQAKGYIHKATRKELDDSDPRRTWYLPLGVVINPKKPSKVRIFCDAAAKVDGVALNTMLLKGPDLLNTLLNVLYGFREKRVALCADLKEMFHQIRIRREDRHAQRLLWRDDPTQAPDVYLMDVATFGATCSPCSAQFVKNLNAKEHSRQYPVAADAIIRKHYVDDYLDSADDVDEAVKLAHEVKLVHSLGGFHLRNWLSNSTEVLARVGERDPVTEKCLQLDKNSSTERVLGMYWKPVDDVFTFTTTLAVGAEHPTKRQALRVVMSPFDPAGLLCFFLIHGKVLIQELWRAKTTWDQLIPEELLGKWMRWTSLFKHLDQISIPRCYFPQRSVKDILSLQLHIYVDASEEAYACVAYFRAVFPDGISVALVGGKSKVAPLKAHSIPRLELMAAVIGVRLMKTILTGHSLVVEKTVLWCDSKTVLAWINSDHRRYRQFVACRVGEILSKSEAKQWRWISSRKNVADDATKWGKGPCLSSGGRWFRGDNDLYLPEDQWTVDADSVGATTDEELRSCLVHKEVIVPPQLVRWERFSKLTHLYRSVAHVHRYVQNLRRTVKRETRLDGPLTQEELATAETTIFRWVQCEQYPDEVATLSVMRDKQPGQQARLEKTSKIYKLSPYLDEAGVIRSDGRISAATVAAFDTKFPVILPKAHPVTRLLVDWYHQRFLHANGETVVNEVRQRFHISQLRPFVRKVAKECALCKVKKPSLATPRMAPLPAARLQAYVRPFSYVGVDYFGPIGVRVNRSIAKRWVALFTCMTTRAIHLEVAHTLSTESCKMAIRRFIGRRGAPVEIRSDRGTNFVGSSNELKQEMGKIERQLAETFTNANTKWVFNPPGSPHMGGAWERLVRSVKTALAAMESSRTPNEETLATLLVEAESVVNSRPLTYIPLETAQQEALTPNHFLLMSSSGVTQTPKTLTDPRQACRNDWNLCRTMVDQFWRRWVREYLPTIARRTKWFEETKPIEVGDSVIIVEEKIRNGWIRGRVAKVVVGRDGRVRDAVVQTPDGMVHRPVAKLARIDIEKVGLQPGTAEGKAEPEIANQPYGSGSVTVCPADPFQLHGRPPVGEGQF; encoded by the coding sequence ATGCAGAGGGATTTACTCATCGGCGAAAGTGTGAGGAGACAGCTTTCTGAGTATCAAGCGAAAGGGTACATACACAAAGCGACCCGGAAGGAGCTCGATGATTCAGATCCACGGCGTACGTGGTACTTACCTTTAGGAGTGGTCATCAATCCCAAGAAGCCGTCCAAGGTTCGTATCTTCTGCGATGCAGCGGCCAAAGTGGATGGAGTCGCACTCAACACGATGCTGTTGAAAGGGCCGGATCTGCTAAATACGTTGCTCAATGTTCTATACGGATTCCGGGAGAAACGGGTCGCTCTGTGCGCAGATCTGAAGGAGATGTTTCACCAGATTCGGATTCGACGAGAAGATCGACATGCGCAACGACTGCTTTGGCGAGATGATCCTACACAAGCCCCCGATGTGTATTTGATGGACGTCGCAACGTTTGGTGCAACGTGTTCACCGTGTTCGGCACAATTCGTGAAGAATTTGAACGCTAAGGAGCATTCAAGACAGTATCCAGTTGCAGCCGACGCAATTATCCGGAAGCACTACGTGGATGACTACTTGGACAGCGCTGACGACGTTGACGAAGCGGTGAAGCTGGCACATGAAGTCAAACTGGTCCACTCTCTCGGCGGATTCCATCTGCGGAACTGGCTTTCAAATTCCACCGAGGTTCTCGCACGGGTCGGGGAGAGAGACCCAGTCACAGAAAAGTGTCTCCAGCTGGACAAGAACAGTTCAACCGAACGCGTGCTCGGGATGTACTGGAAGCCGGTCGACGATGTCTTCACGTTTACAACGACGCTAGCGGTGGGTGCGGAGCATCCAACTAAGCGCCAGGCACTGCGAGTAGTGATGAGCCCATTCGATCCGGCAGGATTGTTGTGTTTTTTCCTCATACACGGCAAGGTACTAATCCAGGAGCTGTGGAGGGCGAAGACGACATGGGATCAACTAATTCCGGAGGAGTTACTTGGGAAGTGGATGCGGTGGACGAGTTTGTTCAAACATCTGGACCAGATTAGCATTCCGCGTTGCTACTTTCCGCAACGTTCGGTGAAAGATATCTTGTCGCTGCAACTGCATATCTACGTGGATGCTAGCGAAGAAGCTTATGCGTGTGTCGCTTACTTTCGGGCGGTATTTCCGGATGGGATTTCTGTTGCGTTAGTCGGTGGGAAATCCAAGGTGGCTCCACTGAAGGCACACTCCATCCCACGGTTGGAGTTGATGGCGGCGGTAATCGGAGTACGCTTGATGAAGACCATCCTCACTGGGCACTCGCTCGTAGTCGAGAAGACAGTGTTATGGTGTGACTCTAAGACGGTGCTGGCTTGGATAAATTCAGATCATCGAAGATATCGCCAGTTCGTAGCTTGCCGAGTAGGTGAGATTTTGTCCAAGTCGGAGGCGAAGCAATGGCGTTGGATATCATCGAGAAAGAACGTCGCCGACGATGCGACAAAGTGGGGAAAAGGGCCGTGTTTGTCCTCAGGCGGCCGTTGGTTCCGTGGTGACAACGATTTATATTTGCCAGAAGATCAATGGACCGTAGATGCAGATTCAGTCGGCGCGACGACCGATGAAGAGCTGAGGTCGTGTTTGGTGCACAAGGAGGTTATCGTACCGCCACAACTTGTGAGGTGGGAGCGATTCTCGAAACTGACGCATTTGTATCGATCGGTAGCACATGTTCATCGCTACGTACAAAATCTACGGCGAACGGTAAAACGAGAGACTCGACTGGACGGACCACTCACTCAAGAGGAATTAGCAACAGCCGAAACCACAATCTTTCGTTGGGTGCAGTGTGAGCAGTATCCGGACGAGGTGGCGACTTTGTCAGTAATGCGGGACAAGCAGCCAGGACAACAGGCGCGGCTAGAGAAAACCAGCAAAATATACAAACTGTCTCCGTACTTGGACGAAGCAGGTGTTATTCGTTCTGATGGAAGGATATCTGCTGCGACCGTCGCCGCGTTTGACACTAAGTTTCCAGTAATATTGCCGAAAGCCCATCCAGTGACTAGACTGCTGGTTGATTGGTACCACCAACGATTTCTTCACGCCAATGGCGAGACTGTCGTGAACGAAGTGAGACAGCGTTTCCACATATCGCAGCTGCGCCCGTTCGTGCGTAAGGTGGCTAAAGAGTGCGCCTTGTGTAAAGTCAAGAAGCCAAGTCTGGCGACACCCCGAATGGCTCCACTCCCGGCGGCCAGGTTGCAGGCGTACGTACGTCCATTTTCCTACGTAGGCGTCGACTATTTCGGGCCGATCGGCGTGCGGGTGAACCGAAGTATTGCAAAACGATGGGTAGCTCTGTTCACGTGTATGACCACACGAGCAATCCATCTCGAAGTCGCTCACACACTTTCAACGGAATCTTGCAAGATGGCGATCAGGCGTTTCATCGGACGCAGAGGAGCACCTGTGGAGATCCGCAGCGACAGGGGCACAAATTTCGTGGGATCGAGCAACGAACTTAAGCAGGAGATGGGCAAAATCGAGCGCCAGCTTGCCGAAACGTTCACCAACGCGAACACGAAATGGGTGTTTAACCcacctggatcacctcacatggGTGGCGCCTGGGAGCGTCTAGTGCGGTCGGTGAAAACCGCTCTTGCTGCAATGGAGTCTTCTCGAACGCCGAACGAAGAAACGCTGGCAACGTTGCTAGTGGAAGCTGAGAGTGTGGTCAATTCGAGACCGCTAACATATATTCCTCTGGAGACGGCGCAACAGGAGGCTCTAACACCGAACCACTTTCTTCTAATGAGCTCGAGCGGCGTAACGCAGACTCCGAAGACGCTTACGGATCCAAGACAAGCCTGCAGGAACGACTGGAATCTATGCCGTACAATGGTAGATCAGTTTTGGCGCCGGTGGGTGCGGGAATATCTTCCTACCATCGCACGTCGTACCAAGTGGTTTGAGGAGACAAAACCGATCGAGGTAGGAGATTCGGTGATCATCGTGGAGGAGAAGATACGCAACGGATGGATTCGAGGACGTGTAGCCAAGGTCGTGGTGGGCCGAGATGGGCGAGTTCGCGATGCCGTGGTGCAGACTCCCGACGGAATGGTGCATCGACCTGTAGCAAAGCTGGCGCGGATCGACATAGAAAAGGTGGGGCTTCAGCCGGGAACAGCAGAAGGTAAAGCTGAACCGGAGATAGCTAACCAGCCTTACGGGTCGGGGAGTGTTACGGTATGTCCCGCTGACCCCTTCCAACTCCACGGTCGACCACCTGTCGGTGAAGGACAATTTTGA
- the LOC131687123 gene encoding uncharacterized protein LOC131687123, with product MPNCTGSAPTVETHCNQCNEPDTDRMVSCCHCDSWWHFTCVGVNDSIDATDRPFTCPNCKRPSAQIPVIDAPGSKANSKAGTSTSTCSAGAIRARLQLERLEAQKALAMKRIELERREHERKMEQEKQKKEAEFERRQLQLEQAVMNESFRLREVIDLGGEGDEDNRSVASVQSSFSKVQQWKAAHSTLVVPTEKAPAIGTSNATTATGIQARQDGMQQPTSINEGILEAALAGISFGQSGFEPTLGGIIGRAESTTAPIVGRGQANIFSVTSALTRPSKGIANVIPKQHAFQNYPFPLTQPPPAGNSFVIPRVGNPNFAIAAQSTAVNRDSAGPIRGPVTVEELLGGEYSQSYAGQPLPSVIPTEQRFSRRQTVPPGIQLGPQEQPRFAEFQAGAQQPPLHDEQAYWGPTPRQLAARHVMNKELPIFSGNPEDWPLFISSYVNSTQTCGFSNEENLARLQRCLKGHALESVRSRLLLPASVPNVLATLETLYGRPELLIHALLQRIRGVPAPKQERLDTLIGFGMAVQNFCDHLEAGRHEAHLNNPMLLFELVEKLPAHMKLDWSLYKQRCVEVNLRSFSQYMQTLVRAASDVTVNYDPRPQPVQQQRIVKEKNGKDKNFCGTHSMEDSSLMATNKEASGVTMRPSSPACFICKNPGHRVKDCSEFDKKTVDERWETIQKLGLCRLCLGAHGRRPCKNRKQCDIDGCQRRHHPLLHSKRDTNEAQQARENGKTPGNGCKKFGNDGNSAKNGSRQESNEAKPSSSKAVTNHHSAGKTTLFRIIPVTLYGNNRSVSVYAFLDDGSERTLIDEELVKDLGVVGDPQPLCLQWTANVKRSEANSQRIALEIAGRSGASKHFLSDVRTVSKLDLPRQSLRYAELAETFPYLKGLPIDDYDQAVPRILIGNDNAHVTSTLKLRDGRPGEPIAAKSRLGWTFPHMRVPGGRADPT from the exons ATGCCGAATTGTACAGGAAGTGCCCCCACCGTGGAAACACACTGTAACCAGTGTAATGAACCTGACACGGATCGGATGGTAAGCTGTTGTCACTGCGATTCGTGGTGGCATTTTACCTGTGTGGGTGTGAACGACAGCATTGATGCGACAGACCGACCGTTTACATGCCCAAACTGTAAGAGACCGTCGGCACAGATTCCGGTGATTGATGCACCCGGAAGCAAGGCTAACAGCAAAGCAGGAACGAGCACTTCAACCTGTAGTGCTGGAGCAATAAGGGCTCGCCTACAGCTCGAGAGACTTGAGGCCCAGAAGGCTTTGGCGATGAAGCGTATAGAGTTGGAGCGCCGGGAGCACGAGCGGAAGATGGAGCAAGAGAAGCAGAAAAAGGAAGCAGAGTTTGAGCGGAGGCAATTGCAGCTAGAGCAGGCGGTAATGAACGAGTCATTCCGTTTGAGAGAGGTGATTGACCTAGGTGGGGAAGGCGATGAAGACAACCGGAGTGTCGCCTCAGTGCAGAGTTCCTTCAGCAAGGTACAGCAGTGGAAGGCCGCCCATTCGACGTTGGTTGTCCCGACGGAGAAGGCTCCAGCTATTGGTACGAGTAACGCGACGACCGCAACTGGAATACAAGCTAGGCAGGATGGCATGCAGCAACCAACTAGCATTAACGAGGGTATTCTAGAAGCAGCGTTGGCAGGTATTTCGTTTGGGCAGTCAGGGTTTGAGCCAACGTTAGGGGGTATTATCGGTCGAGCCGAAAGCACAACAGCGCCAATAGTTGGTAGAGGTCAGGCTAACATTTTCTCGGTTACCTCCGCGCTCACCAGGCCTAGCAAAGGCATCGCAAATGTAATCCCCAAGCAGCATGCTTTCCAAAACTATCCCTTTCCTCTCACCCAGCCTCCTCCAGCAGGCAATTCGTTTGTCATTCCGCGAGTTGGTAATCCGAATTTTGCAATCGCCGCGCAATCGACCGCAGTGAATAGAGATAGTGCAGGCCCAATTAGAGGTCCAGTGACAGTGGAAGAATTACTGGGAGGAGAGTATTCCCAGTCGTACGCCGGCCAACCGTTACCGTCTGTGATCCCCACTGAGCAAAGGTTTTCGAGAAGGCAGACGGTGCCACCAGGAATCCAATTGGGACCGCAGGAGCAACCACGGTTTGCGGAGTTCCAGGCTGGTGCGCAGCAACCTCCGTTGCATGACGAGCAGGCGTATTGGGGACCGACACCGCGACAATTGGCGGCAAGACACGTGATGAACAAGGAGTTGCCAATCTTTTCTGGTAATCCGGAGGACTGGCCGCTATTCATTAGCTCGTACGTTAACTCTACTCAGACGTGCGGGTTTTCGAACGAGGAAAATTTGGCGAGGTTGCAACGGTGTTTGAAGGGGCACGCACTTGAATCGGTGCGGAGTCGACTGTTGCTACCGGCGAGCGTCCCAAATGTTTTAGCTACGCTGGAGACACTTTATGGTAGACCGGAATTGTTGATCCATGCGTTGTTGCAGAGGATCCGAGGGGTACCTGCGCCAAAACAGGAAAGATTAGATACGCTAATCGGTTTCGGTATGGCGGTGCAGAATTTTTGTGATCATCTGGAAGCCGGGAGGCATGAAGCGCATCTCAACAATCCGATGCTACTGTTCGAGTTGGTAGAGAAGCTTCCAGCACATATGAAACTGGACTGGTCGCTATACAAGCAGCGCTGCGTGGAAGTGAACCTGCGTTCTTTCTCGCAGTATATGCAGACGCTCGTGCGAGCGGCATCCGACGTGACCGTGAACTACGATCCTAGGCCGCAACCTGTACAGCAGCAGCGAATAGTGAAGGAGAAGAACGGAAAGGACAAAAACTTCTGCGGAACTCACTCAATGGAGGATTCTTCTTTGATGGCGACGAACAAAGAAGCATCTGGCGTTACGATGCGCCCATCAAGCCCAGcgtgtttcatttgcaaaaaccCGGGGCATCGGGTAAAAGACTGCTCAGAGTTCGACAAGAAAACGGTCGATGAACGCTGGGAGACAATACAGAAACTCGGCTTGTGTCGGCTCTGTCTTGGAGCACACGGAAGGCGCCCCTGCAAGAATCGCAAGCAATGCGATATCGACGGGTGTCAACGGCGTCACCACCCTTTGCTGCACTCCAAACGGGACACAAATGAAGCCCAGCAGGCCAGGGAAAACGGAAAGACGCCAGGAAATGGCTGTAAGAAGTTTGGGAACGACGGAAATTCGGCGAAGAATGGGTCCAGGCAAGAATCGAATGAAGCTAAGCCAAGTAGTTCCAAAGCTGTCACCAACCATCATTCCGCTGGGAAGACTACGCTTTTTCGTATTATTCCAGTGACTTTGTATGGGAACAATCGATCTGTGTCCGTGTATGCTTTCTTGGACGACGGCTCGGAGAGAACGCTGATTGACGAAGAGTTGGTAAAGGACCTTGGGGTTGTAGGAGATCCGCAACCATTGTGCTTGCAGTGGACGGCGAACGTGAAGAGGTCAGAAGCTAATTCTCAACGGATCGCATTGGAAATAGCAGGACGGTCAGGGGCatccaaacattttttgtcGGACGTGCGCACCGTAAGCAAGCTGGACTTACCACGACAATCCTTGCGGTACGCGGAACTCGCAGAAACCTTTCCGTACCTAAAGGGCCTACCGATCGATGATTACGATCAAGCGGTACCGCGCATCCTCATCGGAAACGACAACGCTCACGTTACATCGACACTCAAGCTACGAGATGGCCGACCGGGAGAGCCGATAGCAGCAAAATCACGTTTGGGATGGACG TTTCCACATATGCGAGTGCCAGGAGGCCGAGCAGACCCTACATGA